DNA from Mucilaginibacter mallensis:
CGGCCAATATCGGGCAAGCCTGCACACCGCTTAAACCAAACTTGCTGTGCCAATAGCAAATGTGCCATTAACTGTACCGGAACTTCCGGCTCATTCGCTTCAAAAATAAGTTTTAGAATTTCCAGGTTAGCAAAGCGGTCATAATCAATTAGCTTTAGAAAATGGGTTTTCATGGTGTCATGCGTGATTGTCAAACAAAAATATCACCTTTCTCCACAAATGTTGTTAACAATAACATAATACTATAAATATCATAGGGTTATAATGGCCATGTATCTTTAATTAAAAATTAAGCAGGTTATGAAAATCATATCAAATTTCTTGAAGTTTATCAGCAGTCTACCTGAGTGGATCATGTTAAGAAGTATGAAATCTACTTTCATGCATTAATAGTTTAATTCACAAAATTTCTTTTTATAAAATTATAATGCACAATTTGGGCTTGGTTTTGGCTCAATTTAATGGAACTTACTACGCAAACTTCAGATTTTAACAAGAAACTTTTTGGCGATGATTTTACCTGGGGAGTAGCAACAGCCGCTTTTCAAATTGAGGGTGCTTATGATCATGAGGGCAAGGGGCAATCCATTTGGGACGTTTTCTCGGCCAAAAAAGGCAGCATTTTAAATGGTCATAAGCCCGGCGATGCCTGTGATTTTTATAACAGGTACGAAGCCGATATCGATCTTATCAAACAACTAAATATTCCGAATTTTAGATTTTCTATATCATGGTCACGCGTATTTCCTGATGGAATTGGCAGTGTAAACCAGTCGGGTATTGACTATTATAACCGTGTTATAAATTATTGCATTAAACAAGGGGTAACACCCTGGGTAACGCTATACCATTGGGACCTGCCGCATGCGCTGGAGCTTAAAGGAGGCTGGACAAACCGCGAGATGGTCACCTGGTTTACAGAGTTTGTTATTGTATGTGCTCAAAACTTTGGCGACAGGGTGAAAAACTGGATGATAATGAATGAGCCCTCCGTGTTTACGGGTGCGGGTTATTTTTTAGGTATCCATGCACCGGGGCGAAAAGGCCTTGGTAATTTTATGCCTGCTGTACATCATGCTGTTTTATGTATGGCAGCAGGTGGGCGAACACTACGAAGTATATTGCCGGATGCCCACATCGGCACCACATTTTCCTGCTCATATATTGAACCCGCAAGTGATAAACCGCGTGATGTAATGGCTGCCAAACGGGTTGATACCCTTTTGAATCGTGTATATATTGAACCAACCCTAGGTTTAGGATATCCTGTTGCTGATCTGCCCATTTTAAGAAAGATGGATAAATACATTCAGCCGGGGGATATGGAAAGCGCGAAGTTTGATTTTGATTTCATAGGCATACAGCTTTATACACGTGAAATTGTGAAGTATTCATTGCTTACACCGTACGTTCATGCAAGTTTAATAGGGGCAAAACACAGGAATGTGGCCTTAACCGATATGGGTTGGGAAGTATACCCGCCTGCTATTTATGAAATATTGAAAAAGTTTAATGCTTACACAGGCATTAAAAAAATATATGTTACTGAAAACGGTGCTGCTTTCCCCGATGAGGTAAAAGATGGGAAAGTACATGACCCCAGGCGTGTGGAATACCTGCAAAACTATTTAAAGCAGGTTTTAAAAGCTAAAAACGAAGGCTATAAGGTAAGCGGCTATTTTGTATGGACGCTGACTGATAATTTTGAATGGGCCGAGGGTTATCATCCCCGTTTTGGGTTGATACACGTTGATTTTGATACACAGCGGCGCATTATTAAATCATCAGGGCAATGGTATGCTGATTTTATAAAGCCTTAGATTTTAAATGTTTGCCAATTTTAGTTACAAGCAAAATGCTTATTTGAAAGCCTCCTCGCCGGTTATATCCATTCCTGTAATTAATAAGTGGATGTCATGCGTCCCCTCATAGGTTATTACCGATTCAAGGTTCATCATATGCCGCATTATTGAATATTCGCCGGTGATACCCATACCACCGAGTATCTGCCTTGCTTCGCGGGCAATGTTTATAGCAACTTCAACACTATTACGTTTCGCCATGGAGATTTGAGCTGCTGTAGCTCTGTTCTCATTTTTTAAAGTCGCCAGTCGCCATACCAGTAATTGTCCTTTGGTTATTTCGGTTATCATTTCGGCCAGTTTCTTTTGCTGTAGCTGGAATGCCGCTATTGGTTTGCCAAATTGATTGCGCTGTTTGGCATACCTGAGCGCAGTATCGTAGCAATCCATAGCTGCGCCTAACGCACCCCAGGCAATGCCGTAGCGGGCCTGGTTAAGGCATCCAAGCGGGCCTTTTAAGCCTGATGCATTGGGCAGCAGGTTTTCTTTAGGCACTTTAACATTATCAAACACCAGTTCGCCGGTGGCCGATGCCCTTAACGACCATTTGCCATGCGTTTCGGGGGTAGTAAAACCTTCCATGCCGCGCTCCACTATCAGCCCTTTTATTTTTCCGCTTTCATCCTTTGCCCAAACCACAGCAATATCTGCAAACGGCGCGTTTGAGATCCACATTTTAGCGCCATTTAAAACATAATGATCGCCCGCATCCTTAAAATTAGTGGTCATACCGCCGGGGTTTGATCCATGGTCGGGTTCAGTCAACCCAAAACAACCGATTAGCTCACCCGAGGCTAATTTGGGCAGGTATTTCATACGCTGCTCTTCCGAACCATAAGCATATATAGGGTACATTACCAATGACCCCTGTACAGAAGAAGTTGATCTGATACCAGAATCCCCCCGCTCAATCTCCTGCATAATAATGCCATACGACATGTAATCAAGTCCCGCGCCGCCATATTCAACCGGGATGGTTGGGCCAAAAGCGCCTATTTCTGCTAATCCTTTTATTAATTGTTTAGGGAACTCTGCTCTTTGCGCATAGTCCTCTATTATTGGTGTTAACTCTTTTTTCACCCAATCCCTTACCGAGGAACGTATTAATTTGTGTTCATCAGTCAGCAATTCATCTAATTGATAGTAATCAGGCGATTCAAAAAGGTCAGTTTTTGGCATGGCGTTTATATTTTGGTACCCCCAAATCTAATGAAAGCTATTTAGATTGGGCAATTTGTTATTCTTAATTACATTTGATTTATGGTTGAGATAAATTTAAACGACGCAGAGTTTTTTGCCTTTCACGGATTTTACCCCGAGGAACAGCTATTGGGAAGCCGGTTTTTGGTTGATATATCAGTTGGTTTTAGGCCCACCGGTAATTTATTAGCTGATGAAATAGGCAACACCGTAAACTACGAGCAGCTATATAATATAGCCTGCGAGGAGATGAAACACACCCGCAAGTTGATTGAAACGGTGGGGCAATCTATTATTGATGCTATAAAAAGTAAATTTCCTTTTGTAGATCATGTAAGGGTATGTATAAAAAAAGTGAGTCCGCCCTTGAAAGGAAAGGTTGGGCATTCAAGCGTGACTATAACAAGTTTTGTTGATTAGTGAACCATTCATGGCCTTTAATAAAATAGATGATAATATACTCCAGGCTATAATTGCCATTGTGGGTAATGATTCGGTTATAACCAGTCGTGATGATATGGAAAGGTACAGCCATGATGAAACGGAAGACCTGAGTTATTACCCCGAGGTAGTTGTTAAGCCGCGATCAGCTAAAGAAATCTCAGCTTTGCTGAAATTATGTAATGAGCATATGATCCCGGTTACACCACGTGGAGCGGGTACAGGGTTGAGTGGAGGGGCGTTATCTGTGATGGGTGGTTTGCTCATATCAATGGAGCGCTTTGATCAGATCTTAAATATTGATGAACAAAACCTGCAGGCTACAGTTGAACCCGGTGTAATTACCGAAGTATTTATGAATGCTGTTGCCGAAAAAGGACTGCTGTATCCAGTTGATCCGGCTAGCAAGGGCAGCTGTTTTATTGGCGGCAATGTGTCGCATGGCTCAGGCGGGCCGCGGGTTGTGAAATATGGTACTATTAGGGAATATATTTTAAACCTTGAAGTGGTACTACCATCCGGTGAGATCATTTGGACGGGTGCTAATACCCTAAAATACGCATCGGGTTATAATTTAACGCAACTGATGATAGGGGCAGAGGGTACATTGGGTGTCATCACCAAAATTGTAACCAAGCTTATTCCTCACCCAACAAATGATGCGCTGATGCTAGCTTCGTTTCCATCAAATGAAAGTGCCTGTGCGGCGGTATCGGCCATATTCAGGGCTGGTATAGTGCCATCGGCTGTTGAATATATGGAGCGTAAATGCTTTGAGTGGGTAAAAGCTTATAACGGTGTGCAGTTTGATCTGAAAGATGAAGATGCCGCGTTTTTATTGATAGAGGTTGATGGAACTGACAATGAAGTAATTTTTGCCGAATGCGAAAAGATAAACCAGGTTTTGGAAAGCTTTGGCTGCAAGGATGTACTGTTTGCCGATAGCGCAGCTAAAAAAGCAGAATTATGGCACATAAGGCGCACCATAGGCGAATCGGTAAAAATAAACTCCGTTTACAAAAAGGAAGATATGGTTGTACCCAGGGCGACATTGCCGCAACTGGTAAAAGGCATAAAGGAAATAGGTAATAAATATGGCTTTGATTCCGTTTGTTTTGGGCATGCAGGTGACGGCAACCTGCACCTAAATATTATACAAGGCAGCATGAGTAATGCCGATTGGAACGATAAATTAAATACAGGCATAGCCGAAATTTTTGAACTTACCGTATCTTTAGGTGGCACCATATCCGGCGAGCATGGGATTGGCCTGGTACAAAAGGAGTTTATGCCCATAAAATATACCAATGTGCATTTTGAACTATGGCGTGGTATTAAAAAAGTGTTCGATAAAAATAATATATTAAACCCCGGTAAGATCTTTTAATTATGCCCCAACACTTCCACTTAGTCCCCGATGATTTGTTAAGAATAGCCATAGCAATTTTATGCGGTGGCATTTTAGGTATTGAACGTCAGTATAAAAACAAAACGGCGGGTTTTCGCACCATTATACTCATATGCCTTGGCTCAGCAATATTTACCATGATTGCGCAAAGAGCTGGTTTGGGTGTAAATATTAATGTGATTACCGGTATAGGTTTTATTGGTGCCGGTGTTATTTTTAAAGATAATATAGCAGTTAGCGGCCTTACCACAGCTGCTGTAATATGGATTTCGGCTGCTATTGGTATGGCGGTGGGAGCAGGGGATTATACGTTGGGTATAGTTACATCTGTAATAACTATTTTGGTACTAACGCTGTTTCATATACTGGAAAATTATTTGGATAAAATACACCATGATAAGCTTTACTCTATAGTTTTTACCGGTACAGATTATGATAACCTGCTTGCATTGGAAGAAACTATTAAGGAGCATCACCTTACATCGTACCGCAAAAAAATAAGTAAGGATGGCAATTGCCTTGAGGCTGCAATTGTGGTTACCGGCCACAAAAAACATATTGGTAAGCTTGATAAGGAATTATTATTGCAGCCGAATATTAAGTCGTTTTAATCACCCTTGTCATTGCGAGGAGGAACGACGAAGCAATCTCGTCGCGTTTATATGTATGCGACGAGATTGCCACGCTATCGCTCGCAATGACATAGAGATGATTTTCTCAATTCGTATTCAAAATCAATCCCGGCTCATCATAATCAATCATACGGTGCCTTTCAGCATAGGGTATTGATACCGATTTGTTGGCATTATAATCGTAGCATATACATACCGTTTTACCTGTTGTGCAAATTTCTTCGCCATTCGGTGTTATCTTAACCAAAACATGCATCACATCAAAACTGCTGTTGCCAATTCGTGTGGTGCGCACGTAACAGGCAATCTCATCATTCAGGGTTATAGGTTTTAGATAGTTTATTTCGGATCTACCTAAAATAATCCCGTTTTCGCCCCAGTTCCATTGTACAATTTCCTTCCAATAGTTCGATCGGGCA
Protein-coding regions in this window:
- a CDS encoding acyl-CoA thioesterase; this translates as MAENIKNYKYRTLIPIRFSDMDAYGHVNNAVYLTYFEIARSNYWKEIVQWNWGENGIILGRSEINYLKPITLNDEIACYVRTTRIGNSSFDVMHVLVKITPNGEEICTTGKTVCICYDYNANKSVSIPYAERHRMIDYDEPGLILNTN
- a CDS encoding acyl-CoA dehydrogenase family protein; protein product: MPKTDLFESPDYYQLDELLTDEHKLIRSSVRDWVKKELTPIIEDYAQRAEFPKQLIKGLAEIGAFGPTIPVEYGGAGLDYMSYGIIMQEIERGDSGIRSTSSVQGSLVMYPIYAYGSEEQRMKYLPKLASGELIGCFGLTEPDHGSNPGGMTTNFKDAGDHYVLNGAKMWISNAPFADIAVVWAKDESGKIKGLIVERGMEGFTTPETHGKWSLRASATGELVFDNVKVPKENLLPNASGLKGPLGCLNQARYGIAWGALGAAMDCYDTALRYAKQRNQFGKPIAAFQLQQKKLAEMITEITKGQLLVWRLATLKNENRATAAQISMAKRNSVEVAINIAREARQILGGMGITGEYSIMRHMMNLESVITYEGTHDIHLLITGMDITGEEAFK
- the folB gene encoding dihydroneopterin aldolase, whose protein sequence is MVEINLNDAEFFAFHGFYPEEQLLGSRFLVDISVGFRPTGNLLADEIGNTVNYEQLYNIACEEMKHTRKLIETVGQSIIDAIKSKFPFVDHVRVCIKKVSPPLKGKVGHSSVTITSFVD
- a CDS encoding GH1 family beta-glucosidase — its product is MELTTQTSDFNKKLFGDDFTWGVATAAFQIEGAYDHEGKGQSIWDVFSAKKGSILNGHKPGDACDFYNRYEADIDLIKQLNIPNFRFSISWSRVFPDGIGSVNQSGIDYYNRVINYCIKQGVTPWVTLYHWDLPHALELKGGWTNREMVTWFTEFVIVCAQNFGDRVKNWMIMNEPSVFTGAGYFLGIHAPGRKGLGNFMPAVHHAVLCMAAGGRTLRSILPDAHIGTTFSCSYIEPASDKPRDVMAAKRVDTLLNRVYIEPTLGLGYPVADLPILRKMDKYIQPGDMESAKFDFDFIGIQLYTREIVKYSLLTPYVHASLIGAKHRNVALTDMGWEVYPPAIYEILKKFNAYTGIKKIYVTENGAAFPDEVKDGKVHDPRRVEYLQNYLKQVLKAKNEGYKVSGYFVWTLTDNFEWAEGYHPRFGLIHVDFDTQRRIIKSSGQWYADFIKP
- a CDS encoding MgtC/SapB family protein, producing MPQHFHLVPDDLLRIAIAILCGGILGIERQYKNKTAGFRTIILICLGSAIFTMIAQRAGLGVNINVITGIGFIGAGVIFKDNIAVSGLTTAAVIWISAAIGMAVGAGDYTLGIVTSVITILVLTLFHILENYLDKIHHDKLYSIVFTGTDYDNLLALEETIKEHHLTSYRKKISKDGNCLEAAIVVTGHKKHIGKLDKELLLQPNIKSF
- a CDS encoding FAD-binding oxidoreductase; this encodes MAFNKIDDNILQAIIAIVGNDSVITSRDDMERYSHDETEDLSYYPEVVVKPRSAKEISALLKLCNEHMIPVTPRGAGTGLSGGALSVMGGLLISMERFDQILNIDEQNLQATVEPGVITEVFMNAVAEKGLLYPVDPASKGSCFIGGNVSHGSGGPRVVKYGTIREYILNLEVVLPSGEIIWTGANTLKYASGYNLTQLMIGAEGTLGVITKIVTKLIPHPTNDALMLASFPSNESACAAVSAIFRAGIVPSAVEYMERKCFEWVKAYNGVQFDLKDEDAAFLLIEVDGTDNEVIFAECEKINQVLESFGCKDVLFADSAAKKAELWHIRRTIGESVKINSVYKKEDMVVPRATLPQLVKGIKEIGNKYGFDSVCFGHAGDGNLHLNIIQGSMSNADWNDKLNTGIAEIFELTVSLGGTISGEHGIGLVQKEFMPIKYTNVHFELWRGIKKVFDKNNILNPGKIF